In Polynucleobacter sp. MWH-S4W17, a genomic segment contains:
- a CDS encoding MAPEG family protein — MLLITSIIAAILTIIFIKLSFAVIGLRRKNKVGLGSGGHEDLERAIRTQANFAEYIPLGVILIACLELNGAPWWLMAIPGVSLIIGRLIHAKGMNTPPPDFSKRVLGMKFTFFTLIALVALNLGWSLYRIAV, encoded by the coding sequence ATGCTTTTAATTACATCCATCATTGCCGCCATCCTAACAATTATTTTTATCAAGCTCTCTTTTGCGGTCATTGGTTTAAGAAGAAAAAATAAGGTTGGCTTAGGAAGTGGTGGTCACGAAGATCTCGAGAGGGCTATTCGTACCCAAGCAAACTTTGCCGAATACATTCCTTTGGGAGTTATCTTAATAGCTTGTCTTGAGTTAAATGGCGCCCCTTGGTGGTTGATGGCTATTCCAGGTGTCTCACTCATTATTGGGCGCTTGATTCATGCAAAAGGCATGAATACTCCGCCGCCAGATTTCAGCAAGCGTGTGCTTGGAATGAAATTCACTTTTTTCACGCTTATTGCATTGGTTGCATTGAACTTGGGATGGTCTCTCTACAGGATCGCTGTGTAA
- a CDS encoding haloacid dehalogenase type II, protein MYKLIAFDAYGTLFDVYSMGQLAEDLFPGHGQAFALMWRDRQIEYTRLVTMSDPNPNGSSHYLPFWELTIRSLRYVCKRMNLNLTPDYEGRLMDQYAKLTGFEDSLNVLKTIKQKGISTAILSNGSREMLATVVESNSLKPYLDKVVTIEDVRLFKTAPQAYELLLKAFSVKKEEILFVSSNAWDALAAKWYGFDVFWVNRLGHPFEEIGEKPNYEGNSLSKVLEVI, encoded by the coding sequence ATGTATAAGCTAATCGCTTTTGATGCCTATGGCACGTTATTTGATGTGTATTCCATGGGGCAGTTGGCAGAAGACTTATTTCCGGGTCATGGGCAGGCCTTTGCTTTAATGTGGCGCGATCGCCAAATTGAATACACTCGCCTGGTGACGATGAGTGATCCCAATCCCAATGGCAGTTCGCACTATCTCCCATTTTGGGAGCTAACCATTCGCTCATTGCGATATGTCTGTAAGCGCATGAACCTAAATCTCACCCCTGATTATGAGGGGCGGTTGATGGACCAGTATGCCAAGCTCACTGGCTTTGAAGATAGCCTTAATGTCCTCAAAACAATAAAACAGAAAGGAATCTCTACTGCGATTTTGTCTAACGGCAGCAGAGAAATGTTGGCAACCGTAGTCGAGAGTAATAGCTTAAAGCCTTACCTGGATAAAGTTGTCACTATCGAGGATGTCCGCTTATTTAAAACGGCCCCACAGGCCTATGAATTGCTATTAAAGGCATTTTCTGTGAAGAAAGAAGAAATTCTCTTTGTATCGAGCAATGCTTGGGATGCTCTAGCTGCAAAGTGGTATGGTTTTGATGTATTTTGGGTCAATCGTCTTGGCCACCCTTTTGAAGAGATTGGTGAAAAACCAAACTATGAAGGTAATTCTTTAAGCAAGGTATTAGAAGTTATCTAA
- a CDS encoding DUF2461 domain-containing protein, producing MSEFIGFSPKAFKFLEELTNNQTRVWFSEHRSEYEEFVREPMRHFTDALSESLSKKDVPLWGDPKKSLFRINRDARFSKAKHPYNMHASGLFTRTGDKHSPGVLYFRLDPLGSRCAAGYLQPEAHNLKKLRQGILDNPKAWLSLEKSLKRKGYELDYSNTLARIPRGFNDVPKEIEGAIKLKGWIIRKQLPRSTICSKELIKEVTSFAKDMLPLLSFGWHALAKFSD from the coding sequence ATGAGTGAATTTATTGGATTTAGTCCGAAAGCTTTCAAATTTCTTGAAGAGCTTACCAACAATCAAACTAGGGTTTGGTTTTCTGAGCATCGTTCAGAATATGAAGAATTTGTGCGCGAACCGATGAGGCACTTTACAGACGCCCTGTCTGAGAGTCTCTCTAAAAAAGATGTGCCCTTGTGGGGTGATCCTAAAAAATCTCTCTTTAGAATTAATCGAGATGCTCGGTTTTCAAAAGCAAAGCATCCTTACAACATGCATGCCAGCGGGCTCTTTACGAGAACCGGCGACAAGCACTCTCCCGGCGTTTTGTATTTTCGTTTAGACCCCTTAGGAAGTAGATGTGCTGCGGGTTATTTACAACCAGAGGCCCACAATCTCAAAAAACTCAGGCAGGGGATTTTAGATAACCCTAAGGCCTGGCTATCTCTTGAGAAGTCTCTAAAAAGAAAAGGCTATGAGCTGGATTATTCCAACACATTGGCCCGAATTCCGAGAGGCTTTAATGATGTTCCTAAAGAGATTGAGGGAGCTATCAAGCTCAAGGGTTGGATTATTAGAAAGCAGTTGCCCAGATCAACGATTTGCTCGAAAGAGTTAATTAAAGAAGTCACTAGTTTTGCTAAAGATATGCTTCCCCTGCTTAGTTTTGGGTGGCATGCGTTGGCTAAATTTTCTGATTAA
- a CDS encoding DUF3106 domain-containing protein, giving the protein MISKKWVVGALFSVAVISLAAAALPEPPNPLANINLTFDQRFEQMKQIDAALLKATPEERKAYWHQRRDQMKALSPEDRKLVQEKMKAQWRSITHEQKEKMKAEKKYFFDGLTPEEQAEIKARRAKWDNMSPEEKQNRFKKPS; this is encoded by the coding sequence ATGATTTCTAAAAAATGGGTAGTTGGAGCGCTATTTAGTGTTGCTGTAATTTCCTTGGCTGCTGCTGCCCTCCCCGAGCCACCAAATCCTTTGGCCAATATCAATCTCACCTTTGATCAGCGCTTTGAACAGATGAAGCAAATAGATGCTGCATTGCTGAAGGCAACACCAGAAGAGCGCAAAGCGTATTGGCATCAGAGGCGCGATCAAATGAAGGCCTTAAGCCCTGAAGATCGCAAGCTAGTTCAGGAAAAAATGAAGGCACAATGGCGATCCATTACTCATGAACAAAAAGAAAAAATGAAAGCTGAGAAAAAATATTTCTTTGATGGACTAACACCAGAAGAGCAGGCAGAAATAAAAGCACGAAGAGCTAAATGGGACAACATGAGTCCTGAGGAAAAGCAGAACCGGTTTAAAAAACCGAGTTAG
- a CDS encoding sodium-dependent bicarbonate transport family permease, with translation MNNFLDPAILFFVFGAFAGAVKSNLEIPQPIARFLSLYLLMALGLKGGFALHKSGFTLEIGLALGLAVFLAIIIPLMGYMVLRAKLNNYDAAAIAATYGSVSAVTFITATQALDQYGIAFGGHMAAAMALMESPAIILAILLANKARSSATNSTQSTGMSKILHESFTDGAQLLLLGSMIVGLVSGDSGQRIMAPFSIDLFKGMLAFFLLDMGLMAAKNFEGLKGKPPITLLYAIGAPLVHASIALGFCKLLGLPLGDTVLLMVLAASASYIAVPAVLRHALPEVNPALYMGMSLGITFPFNITLGIPLYAYIAGLTY, from the coding sequence ATGAATAATTTTTTGGATCCAGCAATTCTCTTCTTTGTCTTTGGTGCTTTTGCTGGCGCCGTTAAATCCAATTTAGAAATTCCTCAGCCCATTGCTAGGTTTTTATCGCTCTATCTATTGATGGCGTTGGGTTTGAAGGGCGGCTTTGCTCTGCATAAATCAGGATTTACTCTTGAGATAGGTTTGGCGCTTGGGCTCGCAGTATTTTTGGCAATCATCATTCCTCTCATGGGGTATATGGTTTTAAGAGCCAAACTCAATAACTATGATGCAGCCGCCATTGCAGCTACTTATGGTTCGGTTAGTGCCGTTACGTTTATTACTGCGACACAAGCACTTGATCAATATGGGATTGCGTTTGGTGGACACATGGCGGCCGCTATGGCTTTGATGGAGTCGCCGGCAATCATTCTGGCAATCTTGTTGGCGAATAAAGCAAGATCATCAGCTACTAATTCGACGCAGTCCACAGGCATGTCAAAGATTCTTCATGAGTCATTTACTGATGGCGCACAACTACTGCTTTTGGGTTCGATGATAGTTGGCTTAGTCAGTGGCGACAGCGGACAAAGAATAATGGCCCCATTTTCAATCGATTTGTTCAAGGGAATGCTGGCCTTCTTCCTGCTAGATATGGGTTTGATGGCGGCTAAGAACTTTGAGGGATTAAAGGGTAAGCCACCCATTACTTTGCTTTATGCAATCGGTGCCCCTTTGGTTCATGCCTCAATCGCACTGGGGTTTTGCAAACTACTTGGCTTACCATTGGGAGATACTGTTTTATTGATGGTGCTTGCCGCGAGCGCTTCTTATATTGCTGTGCCAGCTGTATTAAGACACGCACTTCCAGAAGTAAACCCCGCTTTATATATGGGAATGTCGTTGGGAATTACCTTCCCCTTCAATATCACTTTGGGGATTCCACTTTACGCTTATATTGCGGGTCTAACTTACTAG
- a CDS encoding cation diffusion facilitator family transporter encodes MDKEIEDHESQTPAKQQAGKKSTLVSVVVNIGLTVSQVFAGIASGSQGLIADGIHSATDLVADFVVLFANHHSAKDADEDHRYGHQRYETAASLFLGISLLAVGAGMLFKAGEKIINPVAAGQIQTLALYVALASLVAKELLFRYMLAVAQRVRSSMLVANAWHARSDAASSLVVSIGIVGALFGHPIFDAIGALVVGLMVAKMGWKFGWDALHDLMDRAVSEEEHRQIEDIIKSTDGVRGFHDLRTRKMGDMILVDVHIDVDANATVKVGHDIALNAGNEIKKQLPVLNVMTHIDPV; translated from the coding sequence ATGGATAAAGAAATAGAAGATCACGAATCACAAACGCCTGCCAAACAACAGGCCGGGAAGAAGAGCACATTGGTTAGTGTCGTTGTGAACATCGGCCTGACAGTTTCTCAAGTATTTGCAGGTATTGCGTCTGGCTCTCAGGGTTTGATTGCAGATGGCATTCACTCCGCGACAGATTTAGTTGCAGACTTTGTAGTGCTCTTTGCCAATCACCATAGCGCTAAAGATGCGGATGAAGATCACCGCTATGGCCATCAACGATATGAAACTGCTGCCTCTCTATTTTTAGGAATCTCTTTATTGGCTGTTGGTGCGGGCATGCTTTTTAAAGCCGGGGAAAAGATTATCAATCCAGTAGCGGCCGGACAAATTCAAACCCTAGCTTTGTATGTTGCATTGGCCTCCTTAGTTGCAAAAGAGCTTCTTTTTAGATACATGCTGGCAGTAGCTCAGCGTGTGCGATCTTCAATGTTGGTAGCTAATGCTTGGCATGCCAGATCTGACGCAGCTTCTTCATTAGTCGTTTCTATTGGTATTGTTGGCGCTCTATTTGGGCACCCAATCTTTGACGCTATTGGTGCTTTAGTGGTTGGCTTAATGGTGGCAAAAATGGGTTGGAAGTTTGGTTGGGATGCCCTGCATGACTTAATGGATAGGGCGGTATCGGAGGAAGAGCATCGTCAGATAGAGGACATCATTAAATCTACTGATGGCGTTAGAGGCTTTCATGATCTGCGTACTCGTAAGATGGGCGATATGATTTTGGTAGATGTCCATATTGATGTGGATGCCAATGCCACCGTCAAGGTTGGGCACGACATTGCTTTAAACGCGGGCAATGAAATCAAGAAACAATTGCCGGTGCTCAATGTCATGACGCATATCGATCCTGTATAA
- a CDS encoding YoaK family protein: MPIKFIQLLTSAQRSHKTNVQLGAYMAFVAGAVNAGGFLAIARYTSHMSGIISAIGDDLALNNFISVLGGISLLLSFLFGAATTAILINWGHRRKIHSEFALPLLVEAILLLVFGLVGANLNIYLPITVPAIALLLCFVMGLQNAIVTKASRAEIRTTHMTGVITDIGIELGKLIYWNKSPEANVSGYVKANREKLKTHLFIFGMFLVGGIIGAVSFKRVGYISVVPLSLSLIFIAGLQIYQDIRVAIKDRSF, translated from the coding sequence ATGCCAATTAAGTTCATTCAGCTTTTAACTAGCGCTCAGCGCTCTCATAAGACTAATGTTCAGCTGGGCGCCTATATGGCATTTGTAGCGGGTGCGGTGAATGCGGGTGGGTTTCTAGCGATTGCTCGTTATACCTCTCATATGAGTGGCATCATTTCTGCTATTGGCGATGACCTGGCTCTCAATAATTTTATTTCTGTTTTAGGTGGCATCTCGCTTTTGCTCTCGTTTCTGTTTGGGGCGGCAACCACTGCTATTCTTATTAATTGGGGGCATAGAAGAAAAATCCATAGTGAGTTTGCTTTGCCCTTGTTGGTTGAGGCCATCCTGCTACTAGTGTTTGGTTTGGTGGGGGCCAACTTGAATATCTACTTGCCTATAACTGTCCCGGCGATTGCTCTTCTTTTATGTTTTGTGATGGGCCTACAAAACGCCATAGTTACAAAAGCCTCTAGAGCAGAGATAAGAACTACACATATGACGGGAGTCATTACTGATATAGGTATTGAGTTGGGTAAGTTGATCTATTGGAATAAGTCACCAGAAGCCAATGTGAGTGGTTATGTCAAGGCCAACAGGGAGAAACTCAAAACCCACCTATTTATTTTTGGAATGTTTTTGGTGGGTGGAATTATTGGTGCGGTAAGCTTTAAAAGGGTTGGCTATATTTCAGTAGTGCCCTTATCCCTTTCCCTTATCTTCATTGCCGGCTTACAGATTTATCAAGATATTAGGGTTGCAATTAAGGATCGATCATTCTGA
- a CDS encoding cytochrome d ubiquinol oxidase subunit II, with translation MIPNLYEPSGWLPLFFLAAMGIAMIAYVVLDGYDLGVGILLNQASESEKDIMISSIGPFWDANETWLVLGVGVLLIAFPMAHGIILTELYLPVGIMLAGLILRGVSFDFRAKAHLSQKAVWNFLFFFGSFLAAASQGVMVGREVIGFDSGYLGWIFSFIVALCLPAGYSLLGAGWLIMKTSGELQLKAVGWARRCLLFTALGVGIISVATPFFSAEIAAKWFNFPNVFFLLPFPVLTLACFIFIDLNLLKMQKNKPAPVWVPFALSVAIFVLAFLGIAYSMFPYIVVDKMTIWEAASATESLWVIFWGAIVVLPTIIGYTIYSYKIFWGKTEPLSYY, from the coding sequence ATGATTCCTAATTTATACGAACCATCTGGTTGGTTGCCCCTTTTCTTTTTGGCGGCAATGGGCATTGCAATGATTGCTTACGTTGTCTTAGATGGATATGACTTAGGCGTTGGCATCTTATTGAATCAGGCAAGTGAGTCAGAAAAAGACATCATGATTTCATCAATCGGTCCTTTTTGGGATGCTAATGAAACTTGGTTGGTGCTCGGAGTCGGAGTTCTCTTGATTGCCTTTCCAATGGCGCATGGAATTATTTTGACTGAGCTCTATTTGCCTGTAGGCATCATGTTGGCTGGTTTAATTTTACGAGGCGTATCTTTTGACTTTCGTGCAAAAGCCCATTTGAGTCAGAAGGCAGTCTGGAACTTTCTATTCTTTTTTGGCAGCTTCTTGGCCGCTGCATCTCAAGGGGTTATGGTTGGTAGAGAGGTGATCGGTTTTGACTCCGGATACTTGGGTTGGATATTTTCTTTTATCGTGGCGCTTTGTCTGCCTGCTGGATATTCCCTATTGGGGGCTGGCTGGCTGATTATGAAGACTTCTGGCGAGTTACAGCTAAAGGCGGTGGGCTGGGCAAGAAGATGCCTCTTATTTACGGCCCTGGGTGTTGGGATCATTTCTGTGGCAACACCATTCTTTAGTGCAGAGATTGCGGCAAAGTGGTTTAACTTTCCCAATGTCTTTTTCTTATTGCCATTTCCAGTTTTGACTTTGGCTTGTTTTATCTTTATCGATTTGAACTTGTTAAAAATGCAGAAGAATAAGCCCGCTCCTGTTTGGGTTCCTTTTGCTTTAAGCGTAGCCATCTTTGTCTTAGCATTTCTAGGAATCGCCTACAGCATGTTCCCTTACATCGTTGTAGACAAAATGACGATTTGGGAGGCGGCTTCAGCTACGGAGTCATTATGGGTCATATTCTGGGGGGCTATAGTTGTGCTGCCAACCATCATTGGATATACCATTTATTCCTACAAAATCTTTTGGGGAAAAACCGAGCCACTGAGTTATTACTAA
- a CDS encoding cytochrome ubiquinol oxidase subunit I — MVDTLILSRIQFASNMTFHILFPTISIALGWVLFYFKVKFNKTGDSVWSQAYQFWVKIFALTFALGVVSGITMSFQFGTNWPGYMQTVGNIAGPLLGYEVLSAFFLEATFLGIMLFGSKRVSQRAHTIATFLVAFGTSLSAFWIIALDSWMQTPQGFEMINGQAHAANWIEIVFNPSMPYRLLHMMTASFLTVTFLIAGISSYRYLKGIDLSGSRALIKLAMTMAAVLAPLQIVLGDSHGLNTLEYQPAKVAAMEGIWETTKGAPAVLFAIPDESIKANKYEIAIPKLASLYLTHSFAGEVKGLDSFPGATPPVAPIFFAFRIMVGIGMLMLLTAFVGFYLTRKNKELPNWLLRALSVMTFSGWVGVVAGWYVTEIGRQPYLVSGVLKTADAVTKVPANMVLGTLVMYLALYLGLIVSYIWVVFYLARQANPVHIIDGQKPGLTNGIAGA; from the coding sequence ATGGTAGATACGCTTATTTTGAGCAGAATTCAATTTGCTTCGAATATGACTTTTCACATTCTTTTCCCAACAATATCGATTGCACTGGGATGGGTGCTTTTTTATTTCAAAGTTAAATTTAATAAAACTGGCGACTCAGTATGGAGCCAAGCCTATCAATTCTGGGTCAAGATATTCGCTCTAACTTTTGCCCTGGGGGTTGTTAGTGGTATCACGATGAGTTTTCAGTTTGGAACCAACTGGCCTGGATATATGCAAACGGTTGGCAATATCGCAGGACCTTTGCTTGGCTACGAAGTTTTATCGGCATTCTTCCTCGAGGCAACTTTTTTAGGAATTATGTTGTTTGGCTCCAAAAGAGTCTCTCAAAGAGCTCACACTATCGCTACATTTTTAGTTGCCTTCGGTACATCACTATCGGCATTTTGGATCATTGCTTTAGATTCTTGGATGCAAACCCCGCAAGGGTTTGAGATGATTAATGGTCAAGCACATGCAGCTAATTGGATTGAGATTGTCTTTAATCCTTCCATGCCGTATCGCCTCTTGCATATGATGACAGCATCATTTTTGACGGTAACGTTTTTAATTGCAGGCATTTCCTCTTATCGATATTTGAAGGGCATTGATCTTTCTGGCAGTCGAGCGCTGATCAAGTTGGCGATGACTATGGCGGCAGTGTTAGCTCCACTGCAAATTGTTCTTGGAGACTCGCATGGCTTAAATACGTTGGAGTATCAACCTGCAAAGGTAGCGGCAATGGAGGGAATTTGGGAGACAACAAAAGGTGCCCCCGCCGTTTTATTTGCGATACCAGATGAGAGTATTAAAGCCAATAAATACGAAATAGCTATTCCAAAGCTCGCATCTTTATATTTGACACACTCATTTGCAGGTGAGGTGAAGGGTTTGGATTCCTTCCCTGGTGCAACTCCACCAGTCGCCCCCATTTTCTTTGCCTTTCGCATTATGGTCGGCATTGGCATGTTGATGCTCTTAACCGCATTCGTTGGGTTTTATCTCACAAGAAAAAATAAAGAACTACCAAACTGGCTCTTAAGGGCTCTCAGTGTGATGACTTTTTCTGGTTGGGTTGGCGTAGTTGCTGGCTGGTATGTGACGGAGATAGGCAGACAGCCCTACCTTGTTAGTGGAGTACTAAAAACTGCTGACGCAGTTACTAAAGTTCCTGCCAATATGGTTTTGGGTACGCTCGTGATGTACCTTGCTCTGTATTTGGGACTTATTGTTTCTTATATTTGGGTTGTTTTTTATTTGGCAAGACAAGCTAATCCCGTACATATTATTGATGGGCAAAAACCAGGTTTGACTAACGGTATTGCTGGAGCATAA
- the pal gene encoding peptidoglycan-associated lipoprotein Pal: protein MFKFVKIVPLALLVLFVSACSSVKLDDANGVTTVNAGGSSTYDPISDPKSSVYGKRSIYFEFDSYTVDPKYASTISAHASYLKAFQKQKAFVIIQGNTDDRGTTEYNLALGQKRSEAIKKALLAQGVSESQLEAVSFGKEKPANPAQTEAAFKENRRADFVYQ from the coding sequence ATGTTTAAATTTGTAAAAATAGTGCCATTGGCATTATTGGTTTTATTTGTTTCCGCTTGCAGTAGCGTTAAGTTAGATGATGCCAATGGCGTCACCACTGTTAACGCTGGAGGCTCTTCTACTTACGATCCAATTAGTGATCCGAAGTCTAGTGTTTATGGTAAGCGCTCAATCTATTTTGAGTTTGACAGCTATACCGTAGACCCAAAATATGCATCAACAATCTCCGCGCATGCTTCTTACTTAAAGGCATTTCAAAAGCAAAAAGCTTTTGTGATCATCCAGGGCAATACCGACGATCGTGGAACTACCGAGTACAACCTTGCCCTAGGTCAAAAACGATCAGAAGCCATTAAGAAGGCGTTACTTGCCCAGGGCGTCAGTGAATCTCAGTTAGAGGCGGTGAGCTTTGGAAAAGAAAAGCCAGCTAACCCAGCTCAGACAGAGGCGGCATTTAAAGAAAATCGCCGCGCTGATTTTGTCTATCAATAA
- a CDS encoding BLUF domain-containing protein: MSVDDPNQLVELSYISKATHDMGLSSLVHLFDVARKWNLDHELTGALFYENGHFAQILEGKRKDVLFIWGKIQKDYRHKVLHRIELDEIDQRLFPNWALRFYGGDQIAKDVPHLVGLLDGLPSHDVELLRIMRLVAKGDQN, from the coding sequence GTGAGTGTTGACGATCCAAATCAATTGGTTGAGCTGAGCTATATCAGCAAAGCAACTCATGACATGGGCCTTTCAAGCCTAGTCCATCTGTTTGATGTTGCCCGAAAGTGGAATTTAGACCATGAGCTTACGGGGGCTCTTTTCTACGAGAATGGCCATTTCGCCCAGATTCTTGAGGGTAAGCGAAAGGATGTTTTGTTCATTTGGGGAAAAATTCAAAAAGACTATCGTCATAAGGTTCTGCATCGAATTGAGCTCGATGAGATTGACCAAAGATTGTTTCCCAATTGGGCCTTAAGGTTTTATGGGGGTGATCAAATTGCTAAGGATGTTCCGCATCTAGTTGGCCTGCTGGATGGTCTTCCAAGCCATGATGTTGAATTATTGAGAATCATGCGCTTAGTAGCTAAGGGCGATCAAAATTAG
- a CDS encoding tautomerase family protein: MPLVRIDLSKKHSESFAQQVGDIIYNVMREQINVPEDDKFQVITRHDASELNIPKSYLGIEYSEGIIFIQATISFGRSIEAKKKLYKAICEALVQQLQVRPQDIFINLLEVSKENWSFGNGEMQYADKN; this comes from the coding sequence ATGCCATTAGTCAGAATTGATTTAAGTAAAAAACACTCTGAGAGTTTTGCTCAGCAAGTCGGGGACATTATCTATAACGTGATGCGCGAGCAAATCAACGTTCCTGAAGACGATAAGTTTCAGGTTATTACTAGACACGACGCATCAGAATTAAATATTCCAAAAAGCTATTTAGGAATTGAATATTCAGAGGGCATCATTTTTATTCAAGCGACCATAAGTTTTGGTAGGTCCATAGAGGCAAAGAAGAAACTATATAAAGCCATTTGTGAGGCCTTGGTGCAACAGCTTCAAGTCAGGCCTCAAGATATTTTTATTAACTTGCTTGAGGTAAGCAAAGAAAATTGGTCATTTGGCAATGGCGAAATGCAATATGCAGACAAGAATTAG
- a CDS encoding cytochrome c, class I, with amino-acid sequence MKKTILLLSALALAQMAQAKTIELPADTVLWRPSDLPGYQLTLQKCSTCHSAHYAEYQPPNTGVGYWNAQVLRMKNVFKAPITDEEVPVIVDYLNKTYGANRK; translated from the coding sequence ATGAAAAAAACTATCCTCCTTCTATCTGCTCTTGCTTTGGCACAAATGGCACAAGCTAAAACGATTGAGTTACCAGCTGATACTGTTTTATGGCGACCATCAGATTTGCCTGGCTATCAGCTGACTTTACAGAAATGTTCTACCTGCCACTCTGCCCACTATGCAGAATATCAACCGCCCAATACAGGAGTTGGCTATTGGAATGCTCAAGTTTTAAGGATGAAAAATGTATTTAAGGCGCCCATTACTGATGAGGAGGTTCCAGTCATAGTCGACTACCTTAATAAAACTTATGGGGCAAACAGGAAATAG
- a CDS encoding molybdopterin-dependent oxidoreductase, producing the protein MNSENFTNRRKVITAALAGGASSLLPSWAMGAEKTNLPMAYGERELMAFPEKKPMIVLTSRPPQLETPFQYYDNHVITPNDEFFVRYHMAGIPTSIDPNTYRLKVGGNVEKPLEISLESLKKNFPSQRIVAVNQCSGNSRGLFEPRVNGGQLGNGAMGNAAWVGVALKDILKAANPGGGAKQVTFNGLDQPILPSDSDFVKGLDIDHAMDGNVMVAYQMNGTDIPFLNGYPIKLIVPGYYGTYWVKHLSEIKVVDDVYNGYWMNPAYRIPDNDCNCVAPGTAPSKTIPINQFTIRSFITNFTDSSVVAIGKPVQARGIAFDAGYGIKKVLFSQDNGQNWTEARLGQDLGRFSFREWRIEFTPKQKGILDLRVRAFNHAGQVQPMTASWMPAGYMRNIVETVKVTAV; encoded by the coding sequence ATGAATTCAGAGAACTTTACCAATAGACGGAAAGTCATTACAGCCGCATTGGCTGGTGGAGCCAGTTCATTATTGCCATCTTGGGCAATGGGCGCAGAGAAAACAAATTTACCTATGGCCTATGGTGAGCGCGAACTCATGGCGTTTCCTGAAAAGAAGCCCATGATTGTGCTGACCTCTAGGCCCCCACAATTAGAAACACCATTTCAGTATTACGACAATCATGTCATTACGCCAAATGATGAATTCTTTGTACGCTATCACATGGCCGGCATTCCAACATCCATTGACCCTAATACTTATCGACTAAAAGTTGGGGGCAATGTAGAAAAGCCTTTAGAGATTTCTCTAGAGTCGTTAAAGAAAAACTTTCCATCGCAACGCATTGTTGCTGTTAATCAATGCTCTGGTAATAGTCGCGGCTTATTTGAGCCTAGAGTGAATGGTGGGCAACTCGGTAATGGTGCGATGGGTAATGCCGCTTGGGTTGGCGTTGCCTTAAAAGATATTTTGAAGGCGGCCAATCCCGGCGGCGGAGCTAAGCAAGTAACCTTTAATGGCTTGGATCAGCCAATTCTCCCAAGCGATTCAGATTTTGTAAAAGGCCTAGATATTGATCACGCCATGGACGGCAATGTGATGGTTGCCTATCAAATGAATGGCACAGATATTCCTTTCTTAAACGGCTATCCAATCAAGTTAATTGTTCCCGGCTACTACGGAACATATTGGGTTAAGCACCTTAGTGAAATTAAAGTGGTTGATGATGTATACAACGGTTATTGGATGAATCCTGCTTATCGCATTCCTGATAATGACTGTAACTGTGTTGCGCCTGGAACCGCACCTTCAAAAACGATTCCTATTAATCAGTTTACGATTCGCTCATTCATTACGAACTTCACAGACAGTAGCGTTGTCGCTATTGGTAAGCCGGTTCAAGCCCGAGGCATTGCCTTTGATGCGGGCTATGGAATAAAGAAAGTTTTGTTCTCGCAGGACAATGGACAAAATTGGACAGAGGCTAGATTGGGTCAAGACCTTGGACGTTTCTCATTTAGAGAGTGGCGCATTGAATTTACGCCAAAACAAAAAGGGATATTGGACTTAAGGGTCAGAGCATTTAATCATGCTGGCCAAGTTCAGCCCATGACTGCAAGCTGGATGCCTGCAGGCTATATGCGAAATATTGTTGAGACTGTAAAAGTCACAGCGGTTTAA
- a CDS encoding BrnA antitoxin family protein, translated as MRNEYDFSKARKNPYASMLKKPITIRLDEDSVSYFKSISEEVGIPYQSLINLYLRDCALSHKKLNLSWK; from the coding sequence ATGCGTAATGAATATGATTTCTCAAAAGCCCGTAAAAATCCATATGCTTCCATGCTCAAGAAGCCCATTACCATTAGATTGGATGAGGATTCAGTGAGCTACTTCAAATCTATATCAGAAGAGGTGGGCATTCCTTATCAAAGCCTCATTAATCTCTATTTAAGAGATTGCGCCCTTTCGCATAAGAAATTGAACCTTAGCTGGAAGTAG